The Dethiosulfovibrio peptidovorans DSM 11002 genome has a window encoding:
- a CDS encoding ArsR/SmtB family transcription factor translates to MGKDRPFLEELSAMFKALGDPTRLGIVLELMETEKCVSEISSSLSISDSSTSHHLRSLRQLKLVKRRREGQKLFYSLDDHHVYLILTIGLEHQEHRGREEER, encoded by the coding sequence TTGGGAAAGGATAGACCTTTTTTGGAGGAATTGTCAGCCATGTTCAAGGCTCTGGGAGATCCTACGAGACTGGGGATAGTGCTCGAACTTATGGAGACGGAGAAATGCGTCTCCGAGATATCCTCCTCTTTGAGCATAAGCGATTCGTCGACGTCCCATCACCTCAGAAGCCTTAGACAGCTCAAGCTAGTCAAGAGAAGACGGGAGGGTCAGAAGCTATTCTACTCTCTCGACGATCATCACGTATATCTGATATTGACCATAGGCCTGGAGCACCAGGAACATAGAGGAAGGGAAGAGGAAAGATGA
- a CDS encoding YibE/F family protein: protein MSRKKAFRMTLITVCIAIGSWFFGLAAGKVVVDSWDLEDCWIVEIETFRQVQEDPSEKMSEDDEWKSLRFDVLATFLTGDMEGRSGKVTVEQLEGSYLKMVPGRKYILMADRFPDGVVQYSVSDRFRLPWVVSFIVFSVSSVCFFAGWAGVRALIGLGISLAVLLKGFVPAVLSGFDPVFSAIVAVASVSVVTVFLVVRRPTYRPVAFLGAIGGACAAWALGASANWLWQITGLGGEGAALFASSFPGYDMRGIFLASVIIGAIGAVLDVSISVTSSMAELVDYDPAIPMPRLWLSGISVGREILGSMINTLILAYFGSSMIMTLLMVTSEIDLNFLLNDPMVAQELIQSLAGTMGLLLTVPLTATVAVWWLSLRRGVW from the coding sequence ATGTCCCGAAAAAAAGCTTTTAGGATGACTTTAATAACCGTTTGCATAGCCATAGGATCCTGGTTTTTCGGCTTGGCGGCGGGAAAGGTCGTGGTGGATTCCTGGGATCTGGAGGATTGTTGGATAGTGGAGATAGAGACGTTCCGGCAGGTTCAGGAGGATCCGTCGGAAAAAATGAGTGAGGACGATGAATGGAAAAGCCTTCGTTTCGACGTCTTGGCTACATTTCTCACAGGAGATATGGAAGGAAGAAGCGGCAAGGTCACGGTGGAACAGCTGGAGGGTAGCTATCTGAAGATGGTTCCCGGAAGGAAGTATATCCTTATGGCAGACCGTTTTCCCGATGGGGTGGTCCAATATTCCGTCAGCGACAGGTTTAGGCTACCCTGGGTGGTGTCCTTTATCGTCTTCTCCGTTTCGTCCGTATGTTTTTTTGCAGGGTGGGCCGGGGTTAGGGCCCTGATAGGTTTGGGGATTTCTCTGGCGGTTTTGTTGAAGGGTTTCGTCCCTGCCGTACTTTCCGGTTTCGATCCGGTTTTTTCCGCCATAGTCGCGGTGGCGTCAGTTTCGGTTGTCACCGTATTTCTTGTGGTCCGTAGACCGACCTACAGACCGGTAGCTTTTTTAGGCGCCATAGGAGGAGCCTGTGCGGCCTGGGCTCTCGGGGCCTCGGCGAACTGGCTCTGGCAGATAACAGGCCTCGGAGGCGAGGGGGCGGCTCTTTTCGCCAGTTCCTTTCCCGGATACGATATGAGAGGCATCTTTCTGGCCTCGGTGATAATAGGGGCCATTGGGGCTGTTTTGGACGTGTCCATATCTGTTACGTCCTCCATGGCGGAGCTTGTGGATTACGATCCGGCAATCCCGATGCCGAGACTCTGGCTTTCCGGAATAAGCGTGGGGCGAGAGATATTGGGAAGCATGATCAACACCTTGATCCTGGCCTATTTCGGCAGTTCTATGATAATGACCCTCCTGATGGTGACGTCCGAGATAGACCTAAATTTTCTTCTTAACGATCCTATGGTTGCTCAGGAACTGATCCAGAGTTTGGCCGGAACCATGGGACTTCTGTTGACGGTTCCTCTTACCGCCACCGTAGCTGTTTGGTGGCTGTCGTTGAGAAGAGGTGTGTGGTAG
- the dctP gene encoding TRAP transporter substrate-binding protein DctP, with protein sequence MIGRSILIVLLYLFVADSSEGIERYRWRLAEEEVEGSVCDLYAREFARLLKEKSGGTIELSIFPLGTLGTPQEIYDLCRQGSVDFLLDGAGQVGARVPENQIFSIPFFFSDDDDENERILSKSVALNEYLTSAYERQGVTVLAYWSEGAMDWTSNRNLTSPEDFKGLKIRTMPSGIIGRCYETLGANPRIVPFMEVYTSLHLGHVEAQENAPYIVEEMGFMDFQSHYIRSKHKIYVMQTMVNLKMWKNLPHEVREIVLDSIEELRPLALKIQREQNRKKLDKIVGSMEKGQRYVSLSKEQRDVLRRAFGNCGSRLYVENSNDKKLARRIYDTIKKEIEEITGRR encoded by the coding sequence ATGATCGGAAGATCGATTTTGATAGTGCTTCTATACCTTTTCGTTGCCGACTCGTCAGAGGGAATCGAAAGATACCGCTGGCGACTCGCCGAGGAGGAGGTGGAGGGCAGCGTCTGCGACCTCTACGCCAGGGAGTTCGCCAGACTTTTGAAAGAAAAATCCGGAGGGACGATAGAGCTTTCCATATTCCCGCTGGGAACTCTCGGAACCCCACAGGAAATCTACGACCTCTGCCGTCAGGGATCGGTCGACTTCCTTCTGGACGGAGCTGGACAGGTGGGAGCGAGAGTTCCTGAAAACCAGATCTTCTCCATACCCTTTTTTTTCAGCGACGACGACGACGAAAACGAGAGGATCCTCTCCAAAAGCGTGGCTTTGAACGAATATCTGACGTCGGCCTATGAAAGACAGGGGGTCACGGTTCTGGCCTACTGGAGCGAGGGAGCCATGGACTGGACCTCCAACAGGAACTTGACCTCTCCGGAAGACTTCAAAGGCCTGAAAATAAGGACGATGCCATCGGGTATAATAGGCAGATGCTACGAGACATTGGGAGCTAACCCCAGGATAGTTCCGTTCATGGAGGTCTACACCTCTCTCCACCTCGGCCACGTAGAGGCACAGGAAAACGCTCCCTACATCGTGGAGGAGATGGGTTTTATGGACTTTCAAAGCCATTACATAAGGTCCAAGCACAAAATCTACGTTATGCAGACCATGGTCAATCTGAAAATGTGGAAAAACCTTCCACATGAGGTCAGGGAGATCGTTTTGGATTCCATAGAAGAACTGCGTCCGTTAGCCCTGAAGATCCAGAGGGAGCAGAACAGAAAAAAGCTGGATAAAATAGTGGGTTCCATGGAAAAGGGGCAACGTTACGTCTCTCTATCTAAAGAACAGCGAGATGTTCTCCGCAGAGCATTCGGAAACTGCGGATCAAGGCTTTACGTGGAGAACTCCAACGATAAGAAGCTGGCCCGAAGAATATACGATACGATAAAAAAAGAGATAGAGGAGATCACTGGTCGTCGGTAG